A genomic window from Candidatus Zixiibacteriota bacterium includes:
- a CDS encoding DUF3147 family protein: MAYYIVKILLTTASIIAISEIAKRSSFFGALLASIPLISVLAMLWLYIETKDVSKISSLSMGVFWLVIPSLTLFLTLPVFLKQGWNFYISLTISMGLTVACYWLMITILSHFGVKL; the protein is encoded by the coding sequence ATGGCTTACTATATAGTAAAAATTTTGCTAACCACCGCATCAATTATAGCCATCTCGGAGATTGCCAAACGCAGTTCATTCTTTGGAGCATTACTGGCTTCCATTCCACTAATTTCTGTGCTGGCAATGCTCTGGCTATACATAGAGACCAAAGATGTATCAAAAATCAGTTCATTGTCGATGGGTGTTTTCTGGCTTGTCATACCATCATTGACTTTGTTTTTGACATTGCCTGTATTCTTGAAACAAGGCTGGAATTTTTACATCAGCCTTACAATATCAATGGGGCTTACCGTAGCATGCTATTGGCTGATGATCACAATCCTGAGTCATTTTGGTGTTAAGCTGT